The Nitrospira sp. DNA window ATACATGCACTTATTGAGGCCATGGCGGCACGCGAATTTGAGAGCGGTCTACGATCGTCAGGCGGTCAGGAACGCGGACAGACTTTCACTTCGTCAATCACCCGGCTGGCATATTCAAGCGCGGCCGTGACATCGCTGACGCTCAGTTCGGGATACGCCTCAATGATCCCAGCCATGGTGTAGCCACCGGCCACCATACCGAGGATGCTCGTCACCATAATGCGGGTTCCTCGAATCGTGGGCTTTCCGCTGCAGATTCTGGAATCGACAACGATACGATCATTCATGATGAGTTTCTCACTGGCTTTCGCCGGTAAAACTTGATTCATGTCCTATTCGCATCACGATGCTCGCGATTCACATCATCCCATGAGGCGAATTCACCCTCATTCGCATCATTGGGCGGAATGGGAACGCTTCAAGAAGATGGCTCGGGAATGAAGCAGATCACAGGACGATCTTGAGAGTGGATTCAAACGCGGTATGAAGGCTTTAACAACTGGAGCCGGCGAGTGGAATCGAACCACCGACCTGCGGTTTACGAA harbors:
- a CDS encoding DUF433 domain-containing protein, whose amino-acid sequence is MNQVLPAKASEKLIMNDRIVVDSRICSGKPTIRGTRIMVTSILGMVAGGYTMAGIIEAYPELSVSDVTAALEYASRVIDEVKVCPRS